In Candidatus Eremiobacteraceae bacterium, a single genomic region encodes these proteins:
- the dinB gene encoding DNA polymerase IV, producing the protein MILHADLDAFYAAVAQRDEPALRGVPLVVAGASRRAVVLTASYEARPYGIGSAMPLYQARSRCPKLVVVPPAFDKYREASKAVFAVLREHAHTVEGMSMDEAFCDLGDVSLAEALAQGRRIKDEVRAATALSISIGVASGKMVAKIASDDGKPDGLVGVPPGEEAAYLATKPIGRLWGIGPKTQARLNARGLERIEQIAALTDEQVYALLGRFGRELRDLARGIDRRRVSDSDEVRSISSEETFERDVATVDELLPVIMAQADELAQRLQKRSLRAYTVGVKIKLSDFTIVGRQTSLAEPADDARIINAAAAFCLRRAAPSKPVRLIGVRVA; encoded by the coding sequence GTGATCCTGCATGCCGATCTCGACGCGTTCTACGCCGCGGTCGCGCAGCGCGACGAACCCGCGCTGCGCGGCGTGCCGCTCGTCGTCGCGGGCGCGAGCCGGCGCGCGGTCGTGCTGACCGCTTCCTACGAGGCCCGGCCGTACGGCATCGGCAGCGCCATGCCGCTCTATCAGGCGCGCTCGCGCTGCCCCAAGCTCGTCGTGGTGCCGCCAGCGTTCGACAAGTACCGCGAGGCCAGCAAGGCGGTCTTCGCCGTGCTGCGCGAGCACGCGCACACCGTCGAGGGCATGTCGATGGACGAGGCGTTCTGCGATCTCGGCGACGTCTCGTTGGCGGAGGCTCTAGCACAGGGCCGGCGCATCAAGGATGAGGTCCGTGCGGCCACCGCGCTATCCATTTCGATCGGCGTCGCCAGCGGCAAGATGGTCGCGAAGATCGCGAGCGACGACGGCAAGCCCGATGGGCTCGTCGGCGTGCCGCCCGGCGAAGAGGCAGCGTACCTCGCGACCAAGCCGATCGGCCGTCTGTGGGGCATCGGACCCAAGACGCAGGCGCGGCTGAACGCGCGCGGCCTGGAGCGCATCGAGCAGATCGCCGCGTTGACCGACGAACAGGTCTACGCGCTACTGGGTCGCTTCGGACGGGAGCTGCGCGACCTGGCGCGCGGCATCGATCGGCGCAGAGTCAGCGACAGCGACGAGGTGCGCTCGATCTCCAGTGAGGAGACGTTCGAGCGCGACGTGGCGACCGTCGACGAGCTTCTGCCGGTTATCATGGCACAAGCGGATGAGCTTGCGCAGCGCCTGCAAAAGCGCAGCCTGCGGGCCTACACCGTCGGCGTCAAGATCAAGCTCTCAGATTTCACCATCGTGGGGCGTCAGACGTCGTTGGCGGAACCGGCGGACGACGCGCGCATCATCAATGCCGCGGCGGCATTCTGCCTGCGCCGGGCCGCGCCATCCAAACCCGTCCGCCTGATCGGCGTGCGGGTCGC
- a CDS encoding YqeG family HAD IIIA-type phosphatase, with product MKLRNPRQFIRPFRQVRSVVEISLDALWTANFRAMVIDLDNTLVGYKSLEPAPEVAQWVRAAQQRGFAIAIVSNNVRAWVSSVATMLGIVTFVHTALKPLPFGVMRALRQLRARRSQTMVVGDQLFADVLAAKLMGVSAILTDPLVRHEHGAMWPVRLAERFMLLGTQQPDGP from the coding sequence GTGAAGCTGCGCAATCCCCGGCAGTTCATCCGTCCGTTCCGCCAGGTGCGCAGCGTCGTGGAGATCTCTCTCGACGCGCTGTGGACGGCGAACTTTCGCGCCATGGTGATCGACCTCGACAACACGTTGGTCGGCTACAAATCGCTCGAGCCTGCGCCCGAGGTGGCGCAGTGGGTGCGTGCGGCACAACAGCGCGGCTTCGCCATCGCGATCGTCTCCAACAACGTGCGGGCGTGGGTGTCAAGCGTGGCGACGATGCTGGGCATCGTCACGTTCGTGCACACGGCCCTCAAGCCGCTGCCGTTCGGTGTGATGCGCGCGCTGCGGCAGCTGCGCGCGCGACGATCGCAGACGATGGTCGTCGGGGATCAGCTGTTCGCCGACGTCCTCGCCGCGAAGCTCATGGGAGTGTCTGCGATCCTGACCGACCCGCTCGTCCGTCACGAGCACGGCGCTATGTGGCCGGTGCGCCTGGCCGAGCGTTTCATGCTGCTCGGAACACAACAACCGGACGGGCCGTAA
- a CDS encoding lipid kinase produces the protein MQTTQPRELEDETPKPERRRALLLVNPNARAAADGKDAVASALVRAGFELLAPELTDKTAAAEAIEANAGICDLVIVGGGDGSLHAALQGLVGTQLPLGILPLGTANDLAKTLEIPSDLEEACTVIARGATRRIDVGCVNGIYFVNEMSIGLSPAVSRLLSKDIKARFGVLALPYRAFQVMRRLRRFAAQVTCDGRETVLRTAQLTIGNSRSFGGFVASDEAEIDDHELDLYSVSFRYWWSYLDAMQALMRRRYDEAPSVATMHGKTFDIRTKRAKPIEADGEIISMTPAHVRVVPSAISVFVPSAAP, from the coding sequence ATGCAGACGACGCAGCCTCGAGAGCTGGAAGACGAAACCCCCAAACCGGAACGGCGCCGGGCGTTGCTGCTGGTCAATCCGAACGCGCGCGCAGCGGCCGATGGAAAAGACGCCGTGGCGAGCGCGCTCGTGCGCGCCGGTTTTGAGCTTCTCGCACCTGAACTCACGGACAAGACGGCGGCCGCCGAAGCGATCGAAGCGAACGCCGGCATTTGCGACCTCGTGATCGTCGGTGGAGGCGACGGCTCGCTCCACGCGGCGCTGCAAGGCCTCGTCGGAACGCAGCTGCCGCTGGGCATCCTCCCGCTCGGGACGGCGAACGACCTCGCCAAGACCTTGGAGATCCCAAGCGATCTGGAAGAGGCGTGCACGGTGATCGCGCGCGGCGCGACCCGCCGCATCGACGTCGGTTGCGTCAACGGCATCTATTTCGTCAACGAGATGAGCATCGGCCTGAGTCCCGCCGTCTCGCGGCTGCTGAGCAAAGACATCAAAGCGAGATTCGGCGTCTTGGCGCTGCCGTATCGAGCCTTCCAAGTCATGCGCAGGCTGCGCCGGTTCGCCGCTCAGGTCACCTGTGACGGCAGGGAAACGGTGCTGCGCACCGCGCAGCTCACGATCGGCAACAGCCGCTCGTTCGGCGGATTCGTGGCCAGCGACGAGGCGGAGATAGACGATCACGAACTCGATCTGTACAGCGTGTCGTTCCGCTACTGGTGGTCGTACCTCGACGCCATGCAGGCGCTCATGCGCCGGCGCTACGACGAGGCGCCATCCGTGGCGACGATGCACGGCAAGACGTTTGACATCCGCACGAAGCGCGCAAAGCCGATAGAGGCGGACGGCGAGATCATCTCGATGACGCCGGCGCACGTCCGCGTCGTGCCCAGCGCGATCTCGGTGTTCGTGCCGTCCGCGGCCCCGTGA